A genome region from Bombus pyrosoma isolate SC7728 linkage group LG14, ASM1482585v1, whole genome shotgun sequence includes the following:
- the LOC122575209 gene encoding contactin: MYCVSEIITYILIVTSYTFAQNVLYGEQYQCPQHWIKFQESCYRFIKSPIRDRQEAKKNCEAYQSDLITINSLEEHGFILYHLLWQDPQHRKWYTGIKYQNGNWINEADNTQLLNMENAFLPEPVDNTLGGDYLVYSYHNNLQRWGLEKVTGRDRFLYICEAPISNLHNLVDDDRTYQYGIEIDNPREIPRGPYFIKQPTDKVFDLSKRKINSDVALSCLAGGYPAPTYEWFKEDYENDRLIATKIDPLNNNRYTVSGGTLIIYEPDQTEDRGSYHCKATNKFGTIISESVELSFGYILEFNLKRSEERGEQNWGKVVYCDPPQHFPGVKYYWARDYFPNFVEEDKRVFVSHDGALYFSALEMIDRGNYSCNVQSVASDTGRNGPFFPLRVDPHSSFQQLKFSNNFPKAFPDAPIAGEEVRLECVAFGYPIPSYNWTRRGGSLPRGSYTTSYNRVLIIPKVHVDDQGEYTCKVYNDRSEIENSVRLTIQAAPNFTIPLVDKHMDNRGELTWTCEAFGIPDVSYSWFRNGEILNMGTLPSQDRDRYSIQDNVLSIKYLDPERDQAMYQCRARNQLKTKYSSAQLRILSLKPSFKKRPMEPETYAAERGNVTIFCNPEAAPRPKFVWKKDGNVIGSGGRRRILETGNLIISPVSRDDEGTYICTATNQYGSDDTRGRLIVLRGPQFIEKLPQHITSAVMQNQTLRCMGEVVDEMLDVAYIWKHNGLRIRDEDLINNPRLHIDGEELNIINATFAEAGEYQCIIKSAVGEISSKTTVTIEGPPGPPGGVQVVNIVKTSTTLRWTDGAFNGKPITMYTVSARTNWNHTWSNIIENITAVEVDRYNGRKEAYLENVLNPYTTYEFCVSAFNELGYSLPSSPSPQYSTPSDKPTKVPSNIGGGGGKIGDLTITWDPLPSSEQNGPGIYYKVFWRQKYHETEFQSLSLKDYGNAGRSVVQIQQQYYYTEYEVKVQAANALGFGPISNAVTIFSAEDMPQVAPQQVIAHGYNSTSLKVSWLPIEQTRERIRGKLIGHRIKYWKESNKEEDAVYYLSRSARPWALVVGLQPDTYYYVKVMAYNSAGEGPESERYLERTFRKAPQKPPSSVNVYGVNPSTVRVVWRYVQPSLEEEPLIGYKIRVWELDQDMSTANDTIIPGGSKLEAYITNLSPGKAYHLRVLAFSNGGDGRMSSPTHTFQMGDAAAFRSSAGNKILDATLGISLLLLLRIYEYI, translated from the exons ATGTATTGTGTATCAGAGATTATAACATACATTCTTATTGTAACAAGTTATACATTTGCACAAAATGTCTTATATGGAGAACAATATCAGTGTCCACAACATtggataaaatttcaagaatcatGTTACCGTTTCATAAAGAGTCCTATTAGGGACAGACAAGAAgctaaaaaaaattgtgaagCTTACCAAAGTGAtcttattacaattaattccTTAGAAGAACATGGATtcatattatatcatttattatggCAAGATCCACAACACCGTAAATGGTATACTGgtataaaatatcagaatGGAAATTGGATAAATGAAGCTGATAATactcaattattaaatatggaaaatgCATTTTTACCTGAACCAGTTGATAATACACTTGGAGGAGATTATTTAGTGTATTcttatcataataatttacaacgaTGGGGACTGGAAAAAGTAACTGGTAGAGATAGGTTCTTATACATTTGTGAAGCACCAATTTCTAATTTGCATAACTTAGTAGATGATGATCGTACATATCAATATGGTATTGAAATTGATAATCCTCGTGAAATCCCCAGAGGACCATATTTTATCAAGCAACCTACTGATAAAGTATTTGATCtgtcaaaaagaaaaataaacagtGATGTTGCACTGAGTTGCTTAGCAGGTGGTTATCCTGCACCAACATATGAATGGTTCAAAGAAGATTATGAGAATGACAGACTCATTGCAACAAAAATAGAtccattaaataataatagatatacaGTCAGTGGTGgcactttaattatttatgaaccTGATCAG aCAGAAGACAGAGGTTCATACCACTGTAAAGCAACCAATAAATTTGGTACAATTATATCTGAAAGCGTGGAATTGTCATTTGGGTAtatattggaatttaatttaaaacgttcAGAAGAACGTGGAGAACAAAATTGGGGTAAAGTTGTATATTGTGATCCACCACAACATTTTCCAGGAGTCAAATATTATTGGGCACGTGACTATTTCCCCAATTTTGTGGAAGAAGATAAACGTGTTTTTGTTTCTCATGATGGAGCACTTTATTTTTCTGCATTGGAAATGATTGATCGTGGCAATTATTCTTGTAATGTTCAAAGTGTTGCTTCTGATACTGGTCGTAATGGGCCATTTTTCCCTTTGAGGGTTGACCcacatt CCTCCTTCCAACAATTAAAGTTctctaataattttccaaaggCATTTCCAGATGCTCCAATTGCAGGAGAAGAAGTTAGACTTGAATGTGTTGCATTTGGATA cCCAATTCCATCATACAATTGGACAAGAAGAGGTGGATCACTGCCACGTGGATCATACACAACTAGTTATAATCGAGTATTAATAATTCCAAAAGTACATGTTGATGATCAAGGAGAGTACACTTGTAAAGTTTATAATGACAGatcagaaattgaaaattctgtaAGACTAACTATTCAAGCAGCTCCGAATTTTACAATTCCATTAGTAGATAAACATATGGATAATAGAGGGGAGTTAACTTGGACTTGTGAAGCATTTGGAATACCAGATGTTTCTTATAGTTGGTTTAGAAAtggtgaaatattaaacatgGGAACACTTCCTTCACAAGATAGAGATCGATATTCTATACAAGATAATGTcttaagtataaaatatttagatccAGAGCGAGATCAAGCTATGTATCAATGTCGTGCAAGAAATCAGTTAAAAACAAAGTATTCATCTGCACAACTTCGAATTTTAT CATTAAAACCATCTTTTAAAAAACGGCCTATGGAACCCGAGACTTACGCAGCAGAAAGGGGTAATGTCACAATATTCTGTAATCCTGAAGCTGCACCTAGACCAAAATTTGTCTGGAAGAAAGATGGAAATGTGATTGGTTCTGGTGGTAGACgtagaattttagaaactgGTAATCTCATAATTAGCCCAGTATCAAGGGATGATGAAGGTACATACATTTGCACTGCAACAAATCAATATGGAAGCGATGACACTCGTGGACGAttaatagtattac gTGGTCCACAATTTATTGAAAAGTTACCACAACACATTACAAGTGCTGTGATGCAAAATCAAACACTGCGTTGCATGGGGGAAGTAGTTGATGAAATGCTAGATGTAGCTTATATTTGGAAACATAATGGTTTACGTATCAGAGACGaggatttaataaataatcctaGATTGCATATTGACGGAGAAGaacttaatataataaacgctACATTCGCAGAAGCAGGAGAATATCAATGCATAATTAAAAGTGCAGTAGGCGAAATTTCTAGTAAAACGACAGTTACAATAGAAGGACCACCAGGACCACCTGGTGGTGTACaagttgtaaatattgtaaaaactTCTACAACTTTACGTTGGACTGATGGTGCTTTTAATGGCAAACCCATTACTATGTATACTGTAAGCGCAAGAACAAACTGGAATCACACATGGTCTAATATCATAGaaa ATATAACTGCTGTTGAAGTAGATAGATATAATGGTAGAAAAGAGGCTTATTTGGAGAATGTTTTAAATCCTTATACTACATATGAGTTCTGTGTATCTGCTTTTAATGAATTAGGATACAGTTTACCATCATCACCCTCCCCACAGTACAGCACACCATCTGATAAACCAACAAAAGTTCCATCCAACATAGGCGGAGGAGGAGGTAAAATCGGAGATCTTACAATAACATGGGATCCTTTACCATCATCTGAACAAAATGGTCCAGGAATCTACTACAAAGTTTTTTGGCGTCAAAAGTATCACGAAACCGAGTTTCAGTCATTATCTTTGAAAGACTATGGTAATGCTGGGAGAAGTGTTGTTCAGATACAACAACAATATTATTACACAGAATACGAAGTTAAAGTCCAAGCTGCTAATGCATTAGGTTTTGGACCAATTTCTAATGCAGTTACGATATTTAGTGCTGAAGATATGCCCCAAGTAGCTCCACAGCAAGTTATAGCACATGGCTACAATAGTACTAGCTTAAAAGTTAGTTGGTTGCCAATTGAACAGACACGTGAAAGGATACGGGGCAAATTAATAGGCCATAGAATAAAGTATTggaaagaaagtaataaagagGAAGATGCAGTATATTACTTATCTCGAAGTGCAAGACCTTGGGCTCTTGTAGTTGGTTTGCAACCTGatacttattattatgttaaagTCATGGCGTATAATTCTGCTGGAGAGGGCCCTGAAAGTGAGCGATATTTAGAAAGAACTTTCCGTAAAGCACCGCAAAAACCACCATCTTCTGTCAATGTATATGGAGTAAATCCTTCAACAGTTCGGGTTGTTTGGCGTTATGTACAACCAAGTTTAGAAGAAGAACCATTAATAGGCTATAAAATACGTGTTTGGGAGCTAGACCAAGATATGAGCACCGCGAATGATACTATTATACCAGGTGGCTCGAAATTAGAAGCTTATATCACAAATCTCAGCCCTGGAAAGGCATACCATTTACGTGTACTTGCATTTAGCAATGGAGGAGATGGACGAATGTCGAGTCCAACTCATACATTTCAAATGGGCGACGCAGCTGCTTTCAGAAGCAGTGCTGGCAATAAAATCTTGGATGCTACTTTAGGTatatcattgttattattattgagaATTTATGAATACATATAG
- the LOC122575214 gene encoding aldo-keto reductase family 1 member A1-A: MENDTILLPNGHLMPIVGFGTWQANEEELEDALNIALEAGYRHIDTASVYENEKVIGHVLKKWFDSGRIKRSDIFIVTKLPSAGNRPEDVETWIKRSLKDLQLEYVDLYLVHTPFAFKKVGDDLHPKDENGQILLDFSTDHVKVWAEMEKQVKCGRAKAIGLSNFNIPQIKRILKNAKVKVSMLQIELHVFFQQKELLKYCKEENIFVTAYSPLGSRGLVKLLNKTEKVPDMLQNEVVLEIAKEYKKSPAQILLRFIVQNGIVVIPKSTNPQRIKENKELFDWKLKPEDMQKLKNLDLGESGRICDFEFLKGVKNHPEFPF, encoded by the exons GCAAATGAAGAAGAATTAGAGGACGCACTGAACATTGCTTTAGAGGCAGGGTACAGACATATCGATACAGCATCAgtatatgaaaatgaaaaagtaattgGTCACGTTCTTAAAAAATGGTTTGATTCTGGAAGAATTAAACGATCTGACATTTTCATTGTTACGAAG CTTCCTAGTGCCGGAAATAGACCAGAAGATGTTGAAACGTGGATAAAAAGATCTTTAAAAGATTTGCAGTTAGAATATGTAGATCTATATTTAGTTCACACTCCATTCGCTTTCAAGAAAGTTGGAGATGATTTACATCCTAAGGATGAAAATGGACAAATATTACTTGATTTTAGTACAGATCATGTAAAAGTTTGGGCTGAAATGGAGAAACAAGTAAAATGCGGACGAGCTAAAGCAATTGGgctatcaaattttaatattcctcaaatcaaacgaattttaaaaaatgcgaAAGTAAAAGTATCAATGCTGCAAATTGAATTACATGTTTTTTTCCAACAGAAAGAACTG ttaAAGTACTGTAAAGAGGAAAACATCTTTGTAACAGCCTATTCGCCGCTTGGTTCGCGCGGTCTTgttaaattactaaataaaacGGAGAAGGTCCCAGATATGTTACAAAACGAGGTAGTACTAGAAATAGCAAAAGAGTACAAGAAATCACCTGCACAAATTTTATTGCGATTCATTGTACAAAACGGAATCGTAGTTATCCCTAAAAGTACAAACCCTCAAAGAattaaggaaaataaagaactATTCGATTGGAAACTTAAACCAGAGGACAtgcagaaattaaaaaatcttgatCTCGGTGAATCTGGCAGAATTTGtgattttgaatttcttaaGGGAGTAAAGAATCATCCTGAGTTTCCTTTTTAA